In Bordetella holmesii ATCC 51541, the following proteins share a genomic window:
- the fliM gene encoding flagellar motor switch protein FliM, which produces MAYEAFLSQDEVDALLAGVTGESDAKQGQANQADNTRAYDLSFPDRVVRRRMQTLELINERFARNMRHVLLNFMRRSADITVGSIKILKYADFERNLPVPSNLNMIQMKPLRGTALFTYDPSLVFLVIDSLFGGDGRYHTRVEGRDFTTTEQRIIRRLLNLTLDSYGKSWDPVYPIEFEYVRSEMHTKFASITGDNEVVVVSSFHIEFGATGGDLNICLPYSMIEPVRDLLTRPLQDAALEEVDQRWSQQLSRQVRSADVDLVAEFAHIPSTIGALSQLKVGDILPVEVPHSVVAHVDGVPLMECSYGVFNGQYALRVHNMLNHDEPNETPDHD; this is translated from the coding sequence ATGGCCTACGAGGCATTTCTTTCTCAGGATGAAGTCGATGCGCTGCTGGCCGGCGTCACCGGCGAGAGCGACGCCAAGCAAGGGCAGGCCAATCAAGCGGATAACACCCGGGCCTATGACCTGAGTTTCCCGGACCGCGTCGTGCGCCGACGCATGCAGACCCTGGAGCTCATCAACGAGCGTTTTGCGCGCAACATGCGCCACGTGCTGCTCAACTTCATGCGCCGCAGTGCCGACATCACCGTCGGGTCGATAAAAATCCTGAAGTACGCCGATTTCGAGCGCAACCTGCCGGTGCCCAGCAATCTGAACATGATTCAGATGAAGCCACTGCGCGGCACGGCGCTGTTTACCTACGACCCGAGCCTGGTGTTCCTGGTGATCGACAGCCTTTTTGGTGGCGACGGGCGTTATCACACGCGCGTCGAAGGGCGTGATTTCACCACGACGGAGCAGCGCATCATCCGCCGCCTGCTCAATCTCACCCTCGACAGTTACGGTAAATCCTGGGATCCGGTCTACCCCATCGAGTTCGAGTACGTACGCTCCGAGATGCACACCAAGTTTGCCAGCATCACGGGCGACAACGAAGTCGTTGTCGTGTCGTCCTTTCACATCGAGTTTGGCGCCACGGGTGGCGATCTGAATATCTGCCTGCCCTATTCCATGATCGAACCGGTGCGTGATCTGCTCACCCGGCCCCTGCAGGACGCGGCCCTGGAAGAAGTCGACCAACGCTGGTCGCAGCAGCTCTCGCGCCAGGTCCGCAGCGCAGATGTGGACCTGGTGGCCGAATTCGCGCATATCCCCTCCACCATCGGCGCGCTGTCGCAACTGAAAGTAGGCGACATTCTGCCCGTGGAAGTGCCTCACAGCGTTGTCGCCCACGTCGACGGCGTACCGCTGATGGAATGCAGCTACGGCGTCTTCAACGGCCAGTACGCCTTACGCGTGCACAACATGCTCAACCACGACGAACCCAACGAGACACCCGATCATGACTGA
- the fliN gene encoding flagellar motor switch protein FliN: MTDTNQRPDQAGAGAASSAADDWADALAEQSRSVTPTQADGLRGQDEWASAMAEQAAAVPKAAPAAQSAAHTVFKPLSEKSSAGAADIDLVMDVPVQLTVELGRTRLTIKNLLQLGQGSVVELDGLAGEPMDIFVNGYLIAQGEVVVVEEKYGIRLTDIITPSERINRLNSRR; this comes from the coding sequence ATGACTGACACGAACCAGCGACCCGATCAGGCTGGCGCCGGCGCCGCTTCCAGTGCGGCCGACGACTGGGCAGACGCTCTGGCCGAACAATCGCGCAGCGTAACCCCCACCCAGGCCGATGGTCTGCGAGGACAGGATGAGTGGGCCAGTGCCATGGCCGAGCAGGCTGCCGCCGTGCCCAAGGCAGCACCCGCCGCCCAATCTGCCGCGCACACCGTATTCAAGCCGCTGAGCGAGAAGTCCAGCGCCGGCGCCGCCGATATCGACCTGGTGATGGATGTTCCGGTACAGCTCACCGTCGAGCTTGGTCGCACCCGGCTGACCATCAAAAACCTGCTTCAGCTCGGCCAGGGATCGGTGGTCGAACTGGACGGCCTGGCGGGAGAGCCCATGGACATCTTCGTCAATGGCTACCTGATCGCTCAGGGTGAAGTGGTGGTAGTCGAAGAGAAGTACGGCATCCGCCTGACCGACATCATCACCCCGTCCGAACGCATCAATCGCTTGAACAGCCGCCGCTGA
- the fliO gene encoding flagellar biosynthetic protein FliO yields MNEASLVRVVVGLLLVVAAILVAGWLARRAGVGSRAQGTLLWQIASQTLGPRQSVIIVEVDKTWLVLGVTPGQITTLHTLPAGELPVADATSFALKLGQALTRR; encoded by the coding sequence ATGAACGAAGCCAGTCTCGTGCGCGTGGTGGTCGGCCTGTTGCTGGTCGTGGCCGCCATCCTCGTGGCCGGATGGCTGGCGCGCCGCGCCGGAGTTGGATCCCGCGCGCAAGGGACATTGCTGTGGCAGATCGCCTCACAGACTCTTGGCCCGCGACAGAGCGTGATCATCGTCGAGGTCGATAAGACTTGGCTCGTGCTGGGCGTGACGCCCGGCCAGATCACCACCTTGCACACGCTGCCTGCGGGCGAGCTTCCCGTCGCCGACGCCACCTCGTTCGCGCTCAAGCTCGGCCAGGCGCTAACGCGCCGTTAA
- the fliP gene encoding flagellar biosynthetic protein FliP yields MKPALSFCLPAAGLSLLSILALWPDGAIAQATLPALTATPGANGSQTYSLSMQTLLLMTSLSFLPAALLMMTGFTRIIIVLGLLRSAMGTATSPPNHVLVGIALFLTFYTMSPVFDKIYTEAYEPQSAGSIGFETAVERAGAPLHTFMLHQTRENDLSLFANMANVPKMEDPSKVRMRILIPAFITSELKTAFQIGFTIFIPFLIIDLVVASVLMALGMMMVPPVTVSLPFKLMLFVLADGWNLLLGSLAQSFYQ; encoded by the coding sequence ATGAAGCCTGCCCTGTCTTTCTGCCTGCCCGCTGCAGGATTATCCCTGCTCAGCATCCTGGCGCTGTGGCCCGACGGTGCCATCGCGCAGGCGACGCTGCCGGCGCTGACTGCCACGCCAGGCGCCAACGGCTCCCAGACTTACTCGCTCAGCATGCAGACCCTGCTGCTGATGACGTCGCTGTCTTTCTTGCCTGCTGCCTTACTGATGATGACGGGCTTCACCCGCATCATCATTGTGCTGGGATTGCTGCGCAGCGCCATGGGCACGGCCACCTCTCCGCCCAATCACGTCCTGGTCGGCATCGCGCTGTTCTTGACGTTCTACACCATGTCGCCGGTGTTCGACAAAATCTACACCGAGGCATATGAACCGCAGTCAGCGGGCAGCATCGGATTCGAGACGGCCGTTGAACGCGCCGGTGCGCCTTTGCACACCTTCATGTTGCATCAGACGCGGGAGAACGATCTCTCCCTGTTTGCCAACATGGCCAATGTGCCGAAAATGGAGGACCCGTCCAAGGTCCGCATGCGCATTCTGATTCCGGCCTTCATCACCAGCGAACTGAAGACCGCGTTCCAGATCGGTTTTACCATCTTCATCCCCTTTCTCATTATTGACCTGGTGGTCGCCAGCGTGCTCATGGCTTTGGGCATGATGATGGTTCCTCCGGTCACGGTTTCCCTGCCGTTCAAGCTGATGCTGTTTGTGCTGGCCGACGGTTGGAATCTGCTGCTGGGCTCGCTGGCCCAGAGCTTTTACCAATGA
- the fliQ gene encoding flagellar biosynthetic protein FliQ, protein MTADTVMTMAYQAMKIALALAGPLLLVTLVVGLVISVFQAATQINEMTLSFIPKLLAMCGVLVLLGPWLIDLLVDYIRQLISGIPMLIS, encoded by the coding sequence ATGACTGCAGACACCGTCATGACCATGGCCTATCAGGCCATGAAGATCGCGCTGGCGCTGGCCGGGCCGCTGCTGCTGGTGACGCTGGTCGTCGGGCTGGTCATCAGTGTGTTCCAGGCGGCCACCCAGATCAACGAGATGACACTGTCTTTCATCCCCAAACTGCTGGCGATGTGTGGCGTGCTGGTGTTACTCGGCCCCTGGCTGATCGACTTGCTGGTCGACTACATCCGGCAACTGATCTCCGGGATCCCCATGCTGATTTCCTGA
- the fliR gene encoding flagellar biosynthetic protein FliR: protein MFNFTIEQLNGWIGQFVWPFIRILALVGASPLFAESAIPVKVKIGLSFMLAAAIALGLPPMPTVSPSSYEGLLLLGQQILIGVAMGLTMRVVFAAVQTAGEYVGLQMGLSFASFFDPSTGANTAVLSRFLNIVAMLVFLSLDGHLLMLAALVRSFDILPLTPAMLDRNGLGVLLQWAGIVFVSGLLLSLPLVCALLTINLAMGILNRAAPQLTVFAVDFPIMLTVGLLVLAIVLPHAGPFLEGLFERGLQAMSDVAQGFATP from the coding sequence GTGTTCAACTTCACCATTGAGCAGCTCAATGGCTGGATCGGGCAATTCGTCTGGCCCTTCATCCGCATTTTGGCACTCGTGGGCGCCTCGCCGCTTTTTGCTGAATCCGCCATTCCGGTCAAGGTGAAGATAGGCCTGTCATTTATGCTCGCCGCAGCCATCGCGCTTGGGCTGCCACCCATGCCGACGGTGTCGCCCAGCAGCTACGAGGGCCTGCTTTTGCTTGGGCAACAGATTCTGATCGGTGTGGCAATGGGGTTGACCATGCGAGTGGTCTTTGCCGCCGTTCAGACGGCGGGTGAATATGTCGGCCTGCAGATGGGGCTGTCTTTTGCCTCCTTCTTCGACCCGTCGACCGGAGCCAACACCGCGGTGCTGTCTCGCTTTCTGAACATTGTCGCCATGCTCGTGTTTCTGAGCCTCGACGGCCATCTGCTGATGCTGGCCGCACTGGTGCGCAGCTTCGACATCCTGCCCCTGACTCCGGCGATGCTGGATCGCAATGGCCTGGGTGTATTGCTTCAGTGGGCCGGAATCGTCTTTGTGTCCGGGCTTCTGCTGTCGCTGCCCTTGGTCTGCGCGCTGCTGACCATCAATCTGGCCATGGGTATTCTGAACCGGGCAGCGCCCCAGCTAACGGTTTTCGCCGTGGATTTTCCGATCATGTTGACGGTTGGGTTGCTGGTGCTGGCGATCGTGCTTCCGCATGCCGGACCATTTCTGGAGGGTCTCTTCGAGCGGGGCCTGCAAGCCATGAGCGACGTAGCGCAGGGGTTCGCCACCCCGTGA
- a CDS encoding methyl-accepting chemotaxis (MCP) signaling domain protein — MRPSEEQIDAAEAYYEQLRQGRGRGWRIKAGQVVPRGWRSVVARMVFPLRRGARAQMLRAALLSSLLFGGLAAWMLHMHWASLDSVQAGLGVAGALAAVALLCTVQWRLARAVLRPLREAADMARQVAAGNLTSQVFADTKDEVGNLAFSLDVMRKSLIGIAGDVYQGIAGTTHAAQGIAQGNQQLALRTSDQSTSLQSTASSMQQLTTTVKQNADHARQANDLAASSMDVARRGGDAVDQVVHTMHGISDSSRRIADIVNIIEGIAFQTNILALNAAIEAARAGESGKGFAVVAGEVRSLAQKSAQAAREIKDLIGESVHRVAEGSAQAEQAGDTMHEIVDAVRRVTDIIGEISVASQQQASGIEQMEHAVAEMDGMTDKNSVLVEQLGAAVVQLSGQSAALRETIQVFRLTRETAGRRLAFEGATAG; from the coding sequence GCCGAGGCGTACTACGAGCAATTACGCCAAGGGCGGGGACGAGGTTGGCGCATCAAGGCGGGACAGGTGGTGCCGCGAGGCTGGCGCAGCGTGGTCGCGCGCATGGTTTTCCCCTTGCGCCGGGGCGCCCGTGCCCAGATGCTGCGCGCGGCGTTGCTGTCGAGTCTGTTGTTTGGTGGCCTTGCTGCCTGGATGCTGCACATGCATTGGGCCAGCCTCGATAGCGTACAGGCGGGACTCGGCGTGGCCGGTGCGCTTGCCGCAGTGGCGCTGTTGTGCACGGTGCAATGGCGTCTGGCTCGCGCCGTGCTGCGACCCCTGCGTGAGGCAGCCGACATGGCGCGCCAGGTGGCCGCTGGCAATCTCACCAGCCAGGTGTTCGCCGATACCAAGGATGAGGTCGGCAACCTGGCCTTCTCCCTGGACGTCATGCGCAAGAGCCTGATTGGCATCGCTGGCGACGTGTATCAGGGAATCGCGGGCACCACGCACGCCGCTCAAGGTATTGCCCAGGGCAACCAGCAGTTGGCGCTACGCACCAGTGATCAAAGCACATCGTTGCAGAGCACCGCCTCGAGCATGCAGCAACTGACCACGACGGTGAAACAGAACGCCGATCATGCCCGACAGGCCAACGACCTGGCTGCCAGCAGCATGGATGTCGCCCGGCGCGGCGGCGATGCGGTCGATCAGGTCGTGCACACCATGCATGGCATTTCCGACAGCTCGCGCCGCATTGCCGACATCGTGAACATCATCGAAGGTATCGCGTTTCAGACCAACATACTGGCCCTCAACGCAGCGATTGAAGCCGCTCGTGCGGGCGAGTCCGGAAAAGGATTCGCCGTGGTTGCCGGCGAAGTGCGCAGCCTCGCTCAGAAAAGTGCCCAGGCCGCGCGCGAGATCAAGGATTTGATAGGCGAGTCGGTCCACCGTGTGGCAGAAGGTTCGGCGCAGGCCGAACAGGCGGGCGATACCATGCACGAGATTGTCGACGCCGTGCGCAGGGTCACGGACATCATCGGTGAAATCTCGGTGGCGTCGCAGCAACAGGCCAGCGGCATCGAGCAGATGGAGCACGCCGTGGCCGAAATGGATGGCATGACCGACAAAAACAGCGTTCTGGTGGAGCAACTCGGTGCAGCTGTCGTGCAGTTGAGCGGCCAGTCCGCCGCTTTGCGCGAGACGATCCAGGTATTCAGGCTGACACGCGAGACGGCAGGCAGGCGCCTGGCCTTTGAGGGGGCAACGGCGGGTTGA